The following are encoded in a window of Naumovozyma castellii chromosome 8, complete genome genomic DNA:
- the TIF3 gene encoding Tif3p (ancestral locus Anc_7.517) — translation MKNFPSDASQSFIEKPYVIRLFHSTDCNYYLQRFASNQHKLYTIMAPPKKNTVKLDLNTFLNDDTFGSKSWAEEDVDLNKISIPIENVPANTVPLEEIAAAARNQSGRGGSRLDPALAGSSSGGRRDFQEREEYPVPEHPPFRAIINNIPWDISPEGVKAWVQDGLNNQEAVEDIDLPVSMKDPSRLKGLAFVTLKERSDLVKALTFNGTKLNERTVYVSVAAPRRDGYRSGGGDFDWGAARGSNYEASADRNGPELEWGAARGANFQASRPRRDDGPDLEWGAARGSNFQASRPPREEPNLDWDAVRGSNFQASRPPREEPNLDWDAVRGSNFKASSSRPPREEANLDWDGARGSNFKAQQSQRKPRNNDEPELDWGAARGSNFGKKTTSNTQKTTTSRFNRTEKTAEATTEAPKVQKSAFDVLRTEDDDEEEEEEQEPVKEEKNNTSDVNQLAKETANLNVADDSEWEVVGKK, via the coding sequence atgaaaaattttccaagcGACGCTTCTCAATCATTCATTGAGAAACCGTACGTAATAAGGTTGTTCCATTCAACAGATTGTAACTACTATCTACAAAGATTCGCCAGCAACCAACACAAGCTATACACAATCATGGCTCctccaaagaagaacacTGTCAAGTTAGACTTGAACACATTTTTAAACGATGATACTTTCGGTTCCAAATCATGGgctgaagaagatgtcGATTTAAACAAGATTTCCATCCCCATTGAAAACGTCCCTGCTAACACTGTCCCTCTAGAAGAGATTGCAGCTGCCGCCAGAAACCAATCCGGTAGAGGTGGATCCAGATTGGATCCTGCTTTGGCTGGATCTAGTAGCGGTGGGAGAAGAGATTTCCAAGAACGTGAAGAATACCCAGTTCCTGAACATCCACCTTTCAGAGCCATTATTAACAACATCCCTTGGGATATCTCCCCTGAAGGTGTTAAGGCTTGGGTTCAAGATGGGTTGAACAATCAAGAGGCTGTTGAAGATATCGATTTACCTGTCAGTATGAAGGATCCATCTCGTTTAAAGGGTTTAGCTTTCGTCactttgaaagaaagatcTGATTTAGTAAAGGCTTTAACTTTCAATGGTACCAAATTAAACGAACGTACTGTTTATGTTTCCGTAGCAGCTCCAAGAAGAGATGGTTACAGATCCGGTGGTGGTGACTTTGACTGGGGTGCCGCAAGAGGTTCCAATTATGAAGCTTCTGCTGATAGAAATGGTCCAGAATTAGAATGGGGTGCCGCTAGAGGTGCTAACTTCCAAGCCTCAAGACCAAGAAGAGATGATGGTCCTGATTTAGAATGGGGTGCCGCTAGAGGTTCTAATTTCCAAGCTTCAAGACCACCAAGAGAAGAACCAAATTTGGATTGGGATGCTGTTAGAGGCTCTAATTTCCAAGCTTCAAGGCCACCAAGAGAAGAACCAAACTTAGACTGGGATGCCGTTAGAGgttccaatttcaaagcCAGTTCTTCCAGACCACCAAGAGAAGAAGCCAACTTAGACTGGGATGGTGCTAGGGGTTCTAATTTCAAAGCTCAACAGTCTCAAAGAAAACCACGTAACAATGATGAACCTGAACTAGACTGGGGTGCTGCCAGAGGATCTAACTTTGGAAAGAAAACTACTTCTAATACCCAAAAGACAACCACTTCCAGATTTAACAGGACAGAAAAGACTGCTGAAGCTACCACTGAAGCTCCAAAGGTGCAAAAATCTGCCTTTGATGTTTTACGTACagaggatgatgatgaagaagaggaagaagaacaagaaccagtcaaggaagaaaagaacaaCACTTCAGATGTTAACCAATTGGCCAAAGAAACTGCCAATCTAAATGTCGCTGATGATAGCGAATGGGAAGTTGTTGGTAAGAaataa
- the RIF2 gene encoding Rif2p (ancestral locus Anc_7.516) — protein MPRPLTYPDNPSKKRNIEVDAEFRPIRKSSKGITSNKIINELREKEKRQYSPLLKNIKLMPLTNPKLSFEQAPKDTENSNKIMALSEQPLKTLPILPAYISSETDALTPNKNCIFFGKKLQTIYIPKYLEEHSHCHVHSISLQEEFRSRLLSGFHCYWKRQGAYTQSRRDSELSSLDNVFKTHYSNKSIYASYLLVDNENNYHHLLSELEDKFRSASPKNIIFITLVLVDWDDLSHIVRQFNLQCASINNILNSACIEPLEAPYPKDPSVLFEILKKRMEAVRSLNPDLNLSWNLVLFGLENMTSKNIQSSLLQVYHILTNSDHDSIYEPVSCSMFSITHKVSVLDLFDGTLRSKLSDKIIQLSCKADTYKEDIKKSLFIKTANTLNFNILVNLWNEYVRDAFEKEHSTISRLIMMSYYTGRPQTTVAALIEKQLNDSTKFEDYLNVIDASFEMVWKNKRKFCIR, from the coding sequence ATGCCACGTCCATTAACATACCCAGATAACCCCAGTAAGAAACGAAATATAGAAGTTGATGCGGAATTCAGACCCATTCGCAAGTCCTCGAAAGGTATAACCTCCAATAAAATCATAAACGAATtaagagaaaaagaaaaaaggCAGTACTCACCATTgttaaaaaatatcaaactAATGCCATTAACTAATCCTAAATTATCTTTTGAACAAGCTCCCAAGGATACTGAGAATTCTAATAAAATTATGGCACTGTCTGAGCAACCATTAAAAACACTTCCCATTTTGCCAGCTTATATCTCAAGTGAAACAGATGCACTTACtccaaataaaaattgtatCTTTTTCGGAAAGAAACTACAAACAATTTACATCCCAAAGTACCTGGAGGAACATAGCCATTGTCACGTTCATTCTATTTCACTACAAGAGGAGTTTAGAAGCAGATTACTATCCGGGTTTCATTGTTATTGGAAGAGACAGGGAGCATATACTCAATCGAGACGAGATTCAGAATTGAGCAGCCTTGACAACGTTTTTAAAACTCACTATTCCAATAAATCCATTTATGCAAGTTACCTTCttgttgataatgaaaacaattatcatcatcttttaTCAGAACTAGAAGACAAGTTTAGATCTGCATCtccaaaaaatataatcttCATTACGCTTGTTCTGGTCGATTGGGACGATCTTAGCCATATTGTCAGGCAATTCAACCTCCAATGTGCGtctataaataatatactTAATTCTGCCTGCATTGAACCACTTGAAGCGCCATATCCCAAAGACCCCTCTGTATTATTTGAGATTCTTAAAAAAAGAATGGAAGCAGTCAGAAGTTTAAACCCTGATTTAAATCTAAGTTGGAACTTGGTACTATTTGGTTTAGAAAATATGACATCAAAAAACATACAAAGTTCTTTATTGCAAGTATACCACATATTGACTAATTCAGACCATGACAGCATCTATGAACCGGTATCATGTTCCATGTTTAGCATTACCCATAAGGTTAGTGTACTTGATCTTTTCGATGGCACTTTAAGAAGTAAACTTAGCGACAAAATCATTCAACTTAGTTGCAAAGCAGATACCTATAAGGAggatattaaaaaatctCTCTTCATTAAAACAGCAAATACACTAAATTTTAATATACTGGTCAATTTATGGAATGAGTATGTAAGAGATGCCTTTGAGAAAGAACATTCTacaatttcaagattaataatgatgtcATATTATACAGGCCGTCCTCAGACTACAGTAGCAGCACTTATAGAAAAGCAACTTAATGATTCaacaaaatttgaagattacCTTAACGTAATTGATGCCAGTTTTGAGATGGTATGGAAAAATAAACGAAAGTTTTGCATAAGATGA
- the SST2 gene encoding GTPase-activating protein SST2 (ancestral locus Anc_7.514): MTDKDVLTTLHELASKSFSRTPNGLLFTNDLKTVYSLLLICLDLKEESAESKSILNAFNKNYPFTFTVKTAIEKMGKLELSVNMSATCMSMSYAIKPALARHLLELFMSAKLLHTPADRTRSEPKEKVLLQPTPKGVAILQKYVKDIGLKKIPDIVLSSFNSLDFFTFERSSVTDSIIHSDYLIHILFIRMMGPYPNVWSPTKPADKVPSLGTLLEYDNDSFTFENLEYSGANGFISDIANQNLHENIDNSWLSQIPEKELQKEDRVSPFAHRFFTNPDSDSHIQYYVSDSGVRLFKSKIFGKHKTAIDYSFTSKSLWQWLMDCTDIMYPKEAVSVAALILKVGLIVPILLSPSKNSKRKFHISRSSYFTLSKLGWDIIQWNTENGIKQSINNFSNLKISSPTQHHIDIDFTLTGNLIVGDEKEILQHDDDSHSIDIIPCSGAYPSNNLNEILKDPGMRYLFRRHLEKDLCAENLDVFIEIKKFLKKMTLLKKLLDSKKTREGKHTKSKAFENNILATIDCALMKQANECLEVAYHIYSSYVMVNSPYQINIDHDLRESITKIMLHPQSPLSKSFPINFDSPFHSKPKAVNHLPTRLPTNSTILVSKPATAMGGGNTIILKSPKMSAREFTPAPLSLTPLNKDYVPLDSLSDNVLYTSEDEDPLSVTLTVLRKLYPLFENVGKEMYRLMKIDSLQKFMVSDVYKEATSLVEIQDKNYSSKN, encoded by the coding sequence ATGACGGATAAAGATGTTTTAACTACCCTTCATGAATTGGCTTCCAAGAGCTTTAGTCGAACTCCCAATGGGCTTTTATTTACTAATGATCTAAAGACCGTGTATTCTTTGCTGTTGATCTGCCTTGATTTGAAAGAGGAAAGTGCAGAATCCAAATCTATTCTTAATGCATTTAATAAGAACTATCCCTTTACTTTTACAGTTAAAACAgctattgaaaaaatggGAAAACTTGAACTTAGCGTTAACATGAGTGCAACTTGTATGAGCATGTCGTATGCTATCAAGCCTGCCTTGGCCCGACATTTATTGGAACTATTCATGTCAGCAAAATTGCTTCATACTCCGGCGGATAGGACCCGGAGTGaaccaaaagaaaaagttcTTTTACAGCCAACACCAAAGGGTGTGGCCATTTTACAAAAGTATGTGAAAGATATTGggttgaaaaaaattccGGATATTGTGCTGtcttcattcaattcattagatTTTTTTACTTTCGAAAGAAGCTCTGTCACAGATTCAATTATTCACAGTGATTACCtaattcatattttatttatacGAATGATGGGACCATATCCTAATGTTTGGTCTCCAACAAAGCCTGCTGATAAGGTACCGTCCCTCGGAACGCTCTTGgaatatgataatgattcGTTTACATTTGAGAATTTGGAATACTCTGGTGCGAATGGATTTATTTCAGACATTGCAAATCAAAACCTGCATGAAAACATCGATAACTCGTGGTTATCGCAAATACCCGAAAAGGAACTACAGAAAGAAGATAGAGTATCACCGTTTGCGCATCGTTTTTTTACCAATCCTGATTCAGATTCACATATCCAATATTATGTGTCCGATAGTGGAGTGCGATTatttaaatcaaaaatatttgggaAACACAAGACAGCAATTGATTATAGTTTCACATCAAAATCTCTGTGGCAGTGGTTAATGGATTGTACAGATATTATGTATCCTAAAGAGGCTGTATCGGTGGCTGCTCTTATTTTGAAGGTGGGGTTAATTGTTCCTATTTTGCTATCCCCATCCAAAAATTCGAAACgaaaatttcatattaGTAGGTCCTCATATTTTACTTTAAGCAAACTAGGCTGGGATATTATTCAATGGAATACAGAGAATGGTATCAAGCAATCGATAAATAACTTTTCCAATCTTAAAATCAGTAGTCCTACGCAGCATcatattgatattgattttacACTAACAGGAAATTTGATAGTAGGTGATGAAAAGGAGATACTGCAACACGATGATGATTCGCATTCAATCGACATTATTCCTTGCTCTGGCGCATATCCATCTAACAATTTGAACGAGATCTTAAAAGACCCAGGTATGAGATACTTGTTTAGAAGACACCTTGAAAAAGATCTATGTGCTGAAAACTTAGAtgtatttattgaaattaagaaatttctAAAGAAGATGACATTGCTAAAGAAGTTATTGGATTCAAAAAAGACTAGAGAAGGGAAGCATACCAAGAGTAAAGcgtttgaaaataatattctaGCAACCATTGATTGCGCCCTCATGAAGCAGGCAAATGAATGTTTAGAAGTTGCTTATCACATTTATTCCTCATATGTCATGGTGAATTCTCCatatcaaataaatattgatCATGACCTTCGAGAATCGATAACAAAAATTATGCTACATCCTCAGTCACCACTATCGAAAAGTTTTCCAATCAACTTTGATTCCCCATTTCATTCTAAGCCGAAAGCTGTAAATCATTTACCAACGCGCTTGCCAACGAACTCAACTATATTGGTTTCTAAACCAGCTACAGCAATGGGAGGTGGGAACACaattattttaaaatcaCCCAAGATGTCAGCTAGAGAGTTCACACCTGCTCCTTTATCATTGACACCATTAAACAAGGATTATGTTCCGTTGGATTCCTTATCGGACAATGTGCTTTACACatctgaagatgaagatcCACTTTCAGTTACCTTGACCGTTCTTAGAAAATTATatccattatttgaaaatgttggTAAGGAGATGTACCGTTTGATGAAGATTGATTCCTTGCAAAAATTCATGGTGTCTGATGTTTATAAAGAGGCTACTTCGTTAGTTGAGATACAAGATAAAAACTATAGTTCAAAAAATTAG
- the LEU3 gene encoding leucine-responsive transcriptional regulator LEU3 (ancestral locus Anc_7.512), translated as MSDNTTTSAHQRTPSEAPLSGTASPANSTDQHQQDTNHKRKRKFACVECRQQKSKCDAYEKAPDPCTKCQKKGVPCVLKKDFRRTYKRARNELIEKRFKELTNSLTNLSSDEILKKIEQEQNALLDNRNFTKEKVKQLKKSNSIPSISSNPSKLSPPSSAMGSTTNNIPIPSLINMVGTLKFDRMTEEQLKCTPKSLGDIYMSSSDIAELFQEYATKYHQFLPVVDLSKGAERIYTLSPCLFWVILLIGLRRKFGAIDLMTRLSSLVKSTLAEITISPIIRYNPSDTDEPVLNVASVYSVQSFLLYTFWPPLTSSLSADTSWNTIGTAMFQAIRVGLNCAEFSDEYATVNYELISEKVRTWISCNVVSQIIASSFGFPAYVSFDHTVMSSIKDGPLIIDTNGATTPLPNISVELKQMVQISHFENQVINTMNLNPATKLGIVSPQEKQPLLQVLTQQLNQLELSLKENNIDDIRKFLLLVAKVHLLTYYFTNSTSTHKINDQDIKSLSMPEIESNFETKRGLVKVYNAAINLLTHANEMWQSNPAIIKYFPGVFVLNIWQSACIISKLVHSSLASVLDITRGKNAYQNAVSLTFNASVLKYDMAYRSSGIMRSIWGLFANMHDEWKKERKDDISNDIFTNDFNLGITVKSRMAVSVFFDCLYILKEKCGMAKLKREMRRLQNYHDEEEEDEDYEDDDGFEAGKNAHHKKRISKELGTVKHPEKRAKRIIETIPLDPHPINAGGVHSSSASSTPSNNLNEIFSHKGSIDKISPRYNLHSSSSTHAVNGTNIKNNNNSDQNETPSITDDINSPSSTSIPSIFSIQQGNHEQIVKHIPSLNNVNHQEPSPAVNTHNVNQANSVLTPEHNTISTNESPSALMTNFDNWESEMVWKDVDILMNEFAFNPTV; from the coding sequence ATGAGTGACAATACTACTACCTCAGCACATCAAAGGACCCCGTCAGAGGCACCTCTTTCCGGAACTGCCTCTCCGGCTAACTCGACGgatcaacatcaacaagATACAAATCATaagaggaaaagaaaattcgCCTGTGTTGAATGTAGACAGCAGAAATCCAAATGTGATGCCTACGAGAAAGCCCCGGATCCTTGCACGAAATGTCAGAAGAAAGGAGTCCCCTGtgttttgaagaaggatTTTAGAAGAACTTACAAGAGAGCTAGAAATGAACTCATTGAGAAAagattcaaagaattaacTAATTCTCTGACCAATTTAAGCtctgatgaaattttgaagaagattgagCAAGAACAAAATGCACTTTTGGATAATAGAAATTTCACAAAGGAAAAAGttaaacaattgaagaaatcaaattcGATCccatcaatatcttcaaatccttCTAAATTGTCCCCCCCATCAAGCGCCATGGGAAGTACCACTAACAATATACCAATTCCATCTTTAATTAACATGGTTGGTACTCTAAAATTTGATAGAATGACTGAGGAACAATTGAAATGTACTCCGAAGAGTCTGGGTGACATTTACATGTCCAGTAGTGATATTGCGGAATTGTTTCAAGAATATGCAACCAAATATCATCAATTCTTACCAGTCGTTGATCTCTCAAAGGGTGCAGAAAGAATATACACATTATCACCCTGTTTATTTTGggttattttattaattggtttgagaagaaaatttggtGCCATAGATTTAATGACAAGATTATCCAGTCTGGTAAAATCTACTCTGGCGGAAATTACCATATCACCTATTATTCGTTATAATCCATCAGATACAGATGAGCCAGTATTGAACGTGGCATCCGTGTATTCAGTACAATCTTTCCTTCTATATACATTTTGGCCGCCATTAACATCCTCATTAAGTGCAGATACATCTTGGAATACTATCGGGACGGCCATGTTTCAAGCCATACGGGTTGGCTTAAATTGTGCTGAATTTTCTGATGAATATGCGACGGTAAATTACGAACTTATATCAGAAAAGGTAAGAACCTGGATTTCGTGTAACGTCGTTTCACAAATTATCGCCTCATCATTTGGATTCCCAGCATACGTATCATTCGACCACACAGTAATGTCCTCCATAAAGGATGGTCCCTTGATCATAGACACTAACGGTGCTACAACACCTTTACCAAACATTTCTGTTGAACTGAAACAAATGGTTCAAATTTcacattttgaaaatcaaGTGATAAAtacaatgaatttgaaCCCGGCTACAAAATTGGGCATTGTAAGCCCACAGGAGAAACAGCCTTTATTGCAAGTTCTCACACAACAACTGAACCAATTAGAATTATCactaaaagaaaataacattgatgatattagaaaatttctATTACTGGTAGCCAAAGTTCACTTACTCACGTATTACTTCACCAATTCCACTTCTACACATAAGATAAATGATCAAGatattaaatcattatcCATGCCCGAAATCgaatcaaattttgaaactaaACGTGGATTAGTGAAAGTTTATAACGCGGCcattaatttattaactCATGCAAATGAAATGTGGCAATCAAATCCTGcaataattaaatattttcccGGGGTGTTCGTATTGAATATATGGCAATCCGCTTGTATCATTAGTAAGTTGGTTCATTCATCATTAGCCTCAGTATTGGATATCACAAGAGGGAAAAATGCGTATCAAAATGCTGTATCGTTGACGTTTAATGCATCAGTATTGAAATATGATATGGCTTACAGATCATCAGGAATTATGAGAAGCATATGGGGGCTGTTTGCAAACATGCATGATGAGTGGAAAAAGGAGAGGAAGGACgatatttcaaatgatattttcacaaatgattttaatttagGTATAACTGTTAAATCCAGAATGGCTGTGAGCGTTTTTTTTGATTGTCTTTATATCTTAAAGGAGAAATGTGGGATGGCAAAGTTGAAGCGTGAAATGCGTAGATTACAGAATTACcacgatgaagaagaagaggacGAGGACTATGAAGACGATGATGGATTCGAAGCTGGTAAAAATGCACATCACAAGAAGAGAATATCAAAGGAACTAGGAACCGTGAAACATCCTGAAAAGAGAGCcaaaagaattattgaaactaTTCCATTAGATCCTCACCCCATTAATGCTGGTGGTGTCCACAGTAGTAGTGCTTCAAGCACACCAagtaataatttgaatgaaatattctCACATAAGGGATCAATTGATAAAATATCGCCGAGGTATAATTTACATTCAAGTAGTTCAACTCATGCAGTAAATGGAACAAATAtcaagaataataataacagcGATCAAAATGAAACACCTTCAATAACAGATGATATAAATTCACcttcatcaacatcaattCCATCCATCTTTAGTATTCAACAAGGCAATCACGAACAAATAGTGAAGCATATTCCATCGCTTAATAATGTAAACCATCAAGAACCATCTCCAGCAGTTAACACCCATAACGTTAATCAAGCAAATTCTGTTTTGACTCCAGAACATAATACCATATCTACAAATGAATCTCCAAGCGCGCTAATGACCAATTTTGATAACTGGGAATCCGAAATGGTTTGGAAAGATGTTGACATATTGATGAATGAATTTGCATTTAATCCAACTGTATAA
- the NCAS0H00280 gene encoding uncharacterized protein (ancestral locus Anc_7.511) has translation MKLVQEVKAASKDIKLLWLSVFLRLLSFGLSNQVLTLFLRDIHLKEDKIGLFMSLTLVGDVLCSYVLTWYADSWGRRRVLVYGSIMMLLSGLVFSYSENFHILLLFAIMGVISPSSDEVGPFRSIEESMIAHLSPMNKRPEIFAMHQLVGAVGSAFGALLCGAFIDLIKRWQWATTDLQAYKLVFLLYAFVAFGKVIVMLSLSEKTELDAHYHDHIPDETLPEAIVNDEMVPLMEQASHPDQRSNKLSRETVSILVKLLVIFMTDSLGAGFMTSSWMVYYYKNTYAMTAFALGALFFAAQFVMASSSIPSSIIARKFGPVRATLLVQVPSAIFEILIPFVEGHLSTSILLLNLHFFTAAMDVTPRQILLTNIIKPKDLTKVMGIVNIGKTISRCVGPIFTGILAKRNYLWVCYVISGCLVITADSILACSFLSLDKKILNQINN, from the coding sequence ATGAAACTAGTACAGGAAGTGAAGGCTGCTtccaaagatattaaattacTATGGCTCTCTGTTTTCTTAAGGTTGCTGTCGTTCGGTCTCTCCAACCAAGTTCTCACCCTATTCCTAAGAGACATACACTTGAAAGAGGATAAAATTGGTCTATTCATGTCATTAACATTGGTCGGGGACGTCCTCTGCTCTTACGTCCTAACGTGGTACGCTGACTCTTGGGGTAGAAGAAGGGTGCTAGTCTATGGGTCCATTATGATGCTTTTGAGTGGTCTAGTGTTTAGTTATTCAGAAAATTTCCATATACTATTGTTATTCGCTATCATGGGAGTCATTTCTCCCTCAAGTGATGAGGTCGGACCCTTTagatccattgaagaatccaTGATTGCACATTTATCACCAATGAATAAGAGGCCTGAAATATTTGCCATGCATCAACTTGTTGGAGCAGTAGGAAGTGCATTTGGTGCCCTACTCTGTGGGGCCTTTATAGACCTTATCAAAAGATGGCAATGGGCCACTACAGATTTACAAGCATATAAATTGGTTTTTCTATTATATGCATTCGTTGCATTTGGCAAAGTCATCGTCATGCTTTCCTTATCTGAAAAGACAGAATTGGACGCTCATTATCATGATCATATACCAGATGAAACACTGCCAGAAGCCattgttaatgatgaaatggtTCCATTAATGGAACAAGCTAGTCATCCGGATCAAAGATCgaataaattatcaagGGAAACAGTATCTATCTTGGTGAAACTATTGGTTATTTTTATGACTGATTCATTGGGTGCAGGTTTCATGACAAGTAGTTGGAtggtttattattataaaaatACATATGCAATGACTGCCTTCGCTCTAGGGGCACTTTTCTTTGCCGCTCAGTTCGTTATGGCGTCATCTAGTATCCCATCTTCCATCATTGCCAGAAAGTTTGGCCCCGTGAGAGCCACTTTATTAGTACAAGTTCCCTCAGCAATCTTCGAGATTTTGATCCCATTTGTGGAGGGCCATCTTTCTACATCAATCCTACTGTTAAATCTTCATTTCTTTACCGCTGCCATGGATGTCACACCAAGACAAATCTTATTGACGAATATAATTAAACCCAAGGATTTAACTAAAGTAATGGGGATTGTTAACATTGGGAAGACAATATCACGTTGCGTTGGACCCATTTTTACAGGTATCTTGGCCAAGAGGAATTATTTATGGGTATGTTATGTCATTAGTGGTTGTCTTGTTATCACTGCCGATTCCATCCTTGCGTGCTCTTTCTTATCATTGGATAAGAAGATCTTAAACCAAATCAACAATTAA
- the RPS5 gene encoding 40S ribosomal protein uS7 (ancestral locus Anc_7.509), which translates to MSDVEAPVEVQEDFEVVEEFTPVVLATAIPEEVQRAQSEIKLFNKWSFEDVEVKDASLVDYIQIRQPIFVSHTAGRYANKRFRKAQCPIVERLTNSLMMNGRNNGKKLKALRIVKHTLDIINVLTDANPIQVVVDAITNTGPREDTTRVGGGGAARRQAVDVAPLRRVNQAIALLTIGAREAAFRNIKTIAETLAEELINAAKGSSTSYAIKKKDELERVAKSNR; encoded by the coding sequence ATGTCCGACGTTGAAGCTCCAGTTGAAGTTCAAGAAGATTTCgaagttgttgaagaattcaCCCCAGTTGTTTTGGCTACTGCCATTCCAGAAGAAGTTCAAAGGGCTCAATCtgaaattaaattgttcaaCAAGTGGtcttttgaagatgttgaagTTAAGGATGCTTCCTTAGTCGACTACATCCAAATTAGACAACCAATCTTTGTCTCTCACACTGCTGGCCGTTACGCCAACAAGAGATTCAGAAAGGCTCAATGTCCAATTGTTGAAAGATTGACCAACTCCTTGATGATGAACGGTAGAAACAACGGTAAGAAGTTGAAGGCTCTAAGAATTGTCAAGCACACTTTGGACATCATTAACGTCTTGACTGACGCTAACCCAATCCAAGTTGTTGTCGATGCTATCACCAACACCGGTCCAAGAGAAGATACCACTAGagttggtggtggtggtgctGCCAGAAGACAAGCCGTCGATGTTGCTCCATTAAGAAGAGTTAACCAAGCTATTGCTTTGTTGACCATTGGTGCCAGAGAAGCTGCCTTCAGAAACATCAAGACCATTGCTGAAACTTTGGCCGAAGAATTGATTAACGCTGCCAAGGGTTCTTCCACTTCTTATGCTATTAAGAAGAAGGATGAATTGGAACGTGTTGCCAAGTCTAACCGTTAA